The following are encoded in a window of Maridesulfovibrio bastinii DSM 16055 genomic DNA:
- a CDS encoding TRAP transporter substrate-binding protein translates to MKRAKRISVFIFLISLCLTFVGASFSQAAQFTARIGHIESPLMPRHQGLLKVAKLVKERTDGNVEFQIFPSGQLGNQRELNEGVQFGTIEGTVSAASFLGGFNPAVSIVDIPFIFPADRKKAQELRQGKFGKTILKTFDSRGFKAIATWPDGRKSFTSNKPIASIADFKGQRFRVMDSKILIEQFNAVGASAIALPFGELYTALQNGVVDGEENPLDTIQRMKFYEVQKYLLVSDHGAMEDYILFNPAWWNSLPEKYQETIVKTFAEVMPGVEVNKEQAQKDALEVIKKAGVKVSYLSDTEREKMRSLMYPKTKAAYLSFAGQEGKKLVKIYEEEYNRIMK, encoded by the coding sequence ATGAAAAGAGCCAAACGTATTTCGGTATTTATTTTTTTAATTTCCCTATGCCTGACTTTTGTAGGAGCTTCCTTTTCACAGGCCGCTCAATTCACAGCCCGTATCGGTCACATTGAATCTCCTCTGATGCCACGTCATCAGGGACTGCTCAAAGTAGCTAAACTGGTTAAAGAACGTACCGACGGTAATGTTGAATTTCAGATTTTTCCTTCCGGCCAGCTGGGCAACCAGCGTGAGCTGAATGAAGGGGTTCAGTTTGGAACTATCGAAGGCACAGTTTCAGCTGCATCCTTCCTTGGCGGCTTTAATCCGGCTGTATCAATAGTAGATATTCCATTTATTTTTCCAGCTGACCGCAAAAAAGCTCAGGAACTCCGTCAGGGTAAATTCGGTAAAACAATTCTGAAGACTTTCGATTCCCGTGGATTCAAAGCTATTGCCACATGGCCTGACGGACGTAAAAGCTTTACCTCAAACAAGCCTATAGCTTCCATTGCAGATTTTAAAGGACAGCGTTTTCGTGTTATGGATTCAAAAATCCTCATCGAACAATTTAATGCTGTAGGAGCTTCTGCAATAGCCCTTCCATTCGGAGAACTTTACACGGCATTGCAGAATGGAGTTGTCGACGGTGAAGAAAATCCTCTGGATACAATTCAGCGTATGAAATTCTATGAAGTTCAAAAATATCTGCTTGTTTCCGATCATGGAGCAATGGAAGATTATATCCTCTTCAACCCGGCATGGTGGAACAGCCTCCCTGAAAAATATCAGGAGACCATTGTTAAAACTTTTGCGGAAGTAATGCCCGGAGTAGAGGTAAACAAAGAACAGGCTCAAAAGGATGCTCTTGAAGTAATTAAAAAAGCAGGAGTAAAAGTCAGCTATCTCAGTGATACTGAACGTGAAAAAATGCGTAGCCTTATGTACCCCAAGACAAAAGCAGCTTATCTCAGTTTTGCCGGTCAGGAAGGCAAAAAACTGGTTAAGATTTACGAAGAAGAATATAACCGTATCATGAAATAA
- a CDS encoding TRAP transporter small permease — protein MTTFATTLLSIIRIIERILIISINLIMVGLYTFNVIVRELFPAYSSTFAWIDEATRILMVWAVFLALGLALERGRHVAVTTIFEKLTPRIRYTVGALINLVGLIFSIYFTYLAFELVKFVSRTGQLSPTLGIPMYWLYVAPAVGFILLAIRYLLELTGINNRHDRPVLAADS, from the coding sequence ATGACAACTTTTGCGACCACCCTGCTTTCAATCATAAGAATTATAGAAAGAATTCTTATTATATCGATTAATCTTATCATGGTTGGTCTTTATACATTCAATGTTATTGTCCGTGAACTTTTTCCTGCGTACTCAAGTACTTTTGCATGGATTGATGAAGCCACCAGAATCTTAATGGTCTGGGCGGTTTTTCTGGCTTTAGGACTCGCACTGGAGCGCGGCAGACATGTTGCAGTCACTACCATTTTTGAAAAATTAACACCAAGAATACGCTACACCGTAGGAGCTTTAATTAATCTGGTAGGGCTTATCTTCAGTATCTACTTTACTTATCTGGCATTTGAACTTGTTAAATTTGTCTCCAGAACAGGACAACTCAGCCCCACTCTGGGAATACCGATGTACTGGCTATATGTTGCACCAGCCGTTGGTTTTATCCTTCTCGCTATTCGCTATCTTCTGGAACTTACAGGTATAAACAATAGACACGACCGCCCTGTGCTGGCAGCTGATTCATAA
- a CDS encoding TRAP transporter large permease, translating into MTILIILCALVMLVMGFEMLLVLGVPAFLTKTFLFSRIPDPILIQKLIGGINFSTLLAIPFFIFAAELMASGQIAKRLTELIKYFVGHRLGGIGHTTIFGSMAFGSVSGSAPATVAAMGKLMYPELRNTGFSEKFSLGMIVSSAETALLIPPSITLIIYGWMTGTSITGLFIGGLGVGITLGLAFSVLVLIESLRKGVGRGEKNTAPFFGVFKAAAWALGLPVIILGGIYSGLFTPTEAAAISVVYAIFVEAFIYKNLSLSRLFNITEKAAISTTIIFVLLGVGSIISYFVTLAQVPSLITNFLTDIQAGPITFLIIINIVFFIAGMFLDPNSAQLILVPPLFPVALSMGIDPIHFGEIVCLNICIGMITPPFGLDIFVASSTLEMPVMSIINGVWPFLFINILVLLLVTYVPGLATFLPSLIAG; encoded by the coding sequence ATGACAATTTTAATAATTCTGTGCGCACTTGTAATGCTTGTCATGGGTTTCGAGATGCTTCTAGTTCTCGGAGTACCGGCCTTCCTTACAAAGACATTTTTATTCTCACGTATCCCTGATCCGATTCTTATTCAGAAGTTGATCGGTGGAATTAACTTTTCCACCCTGCTTGCTATTCCATTTTTTATTTTTGCCGCAGAGCTTATGGCCTCCGGTCAGATAGCTAAAAGACTGACTGAGCTCATAAAATACTTTGTAGGGCATAGACTAGGCGGAATCGGACATACAACAATTTTCGGATCAATGGCTTTTGGTTCAGTTTCAGGTTCAGCTCCAGCAACAGTCGCTGCCATGGGTAAACTCATGTATCCTGAACTTAGAAACACCGGTTTCAGTGAAAAATTCAGCCTTGGAATGATTGTTTCTAGTGCAGAAACAGCACTGCTGATTCCTCCAAGCATCACTCTTATCATCTATGGCTGGATGACCGGAACATCCATAACCGGCCTTTTTATCGGTGGACTTGGAGTCGGAATAACACTTGGTCTGGCTTTTTCCGTACTGGTTCTCATAGAGAGTCTGCGTAAAGGAGTCGGGCGGGGAGAAAAAAATACTGCCCCGTTTTTTGGTGTATTCAAGGCTGCGGCATGGGCTTTGGGATTACCGGTAATAATTCTCGGTGGAATATACAGCGGTCTGTTCACTCCAACTGAAGCGGCCGCGATATCAGTTGTCTACGCAATTTTTGTTGAGGCCTTTATTTATAAGAATCTTTCACTTTCAAGATTATTTAATATTACCGAAAAGGCTGCCATTTCAACGACAATTATTTTTGTCCTTCTCGGAGTTGGAAGCATTATTTCATATTTTGTAACTCTGGCTCAGGTTCCAAGCCTCATAACAAACTTTCTGACTGATATTCAGGCTGGTCCGATAACATTTCTGATCATAATAAACATTGTATTTTTTATTGCCGGAATGTTTCTTGATCCGAACTCAGCCCAGCTGATTCTTGTTCCACCACTTTTTCCCGTGGCTCTTTCAATGGGCATTGACCCGATTCACTTTGGAGAAATTGTCTGTCTGAACATCTGTATCGGCATGATAACTCCTCCATTCGGGCTTGATATCTTTGTTGCTTCATCAACTCTTGAAATGCCCGTAATGTCCATCATAAATGGAGTTTGGCCGTTCCTGTTTATTAATATACTTGTTCTGTTACTGGTGACCTATGTCCCCGGTCTGGCAACTTTTCTGCCGTCTTTAATAGCAGGATAG
- a CDS encoding Zn-dependent hydrolase, with the protein MSTIPFNNYSSAKADNLISGLATKSPASLIHLRNEAEQLFSHLHSISKDKLGVTRESYGAGENMAMDFIEDYALREGLHAYRDKAANLVIELEPVTEDQKHIIIGSHLDSVPQGGNYDGSAGVIAGLLCLIEMKRSGLSTEFPLKVMALRGEESAWFGACYLGAKAILGVLKESELELTHRNNGKTLHEQMKLCGADVKRIKQNNPLVDLSKIAAYLELHIEQGPVLVARELPVAAVTGIRGNFRHRKIQCIGEAGHSGAVPRWLRHDAVFAFSDLITRIDDHWTTILEHGGDLVLTTGMLATNKENHALTRIPGEVTFSFEARSQYEQTLTALEALIHSECTTIKHERKVDFIFDEPVRTSPAILDENIIELIKAACVKENLPVEAIPSGAGHDASVFANAGIPSGMIFVRNYNGSHNPDEDMDMDDFISGVSVLLNVVMDFKDE; encoded by the coding sequence ATGAGTACAATCCCATTTAACAACTATTCATCTGCAAAGGCGGACAATTTGATTTCAGGTTTAGCTACAAAATCTCCTGCAAGCCTCATTCATCTGAGAAATGAAGCTGAACAGTTATTCAGTCATCTCCACTCAATAAGCAAAGATAAACTTGGTGTAACCAGAGAGTCCTATGGAGCCGGAGAAAACATGGCTATGGACTTCATTGAAGATTACGCCCTTAGAGAGGGCTTGCATGCATATAGGGACAAAGCTGCAAACCTTGTAATAGAGCTTGAACCTGTTACTGAAGATCAAAAGCATATCATCATAGGCTCTCATCTGGATTCAGTTCCCCAAGGCGGTAACTATGACGGTTCAGCCGGGGTCATAGCAGGACTTTTATGCCTGATTGAAATGAAGCGTAGCGGACTCTCAACAGAGTTCCCGCTTAAAGTCATGGCCCTTCGCGGTGAAGAAAGTGCATGGTTCGGAGCCTGCTATCTTGGAGCAAAAGCTATCCTCGGAGTTCTTAAAGAATCTGAGTTGGAATTAACACACCGCAATAATGGCAAAACATTGCATGAACAAATGAAGTTATGCGGTGCCGATGTAAAAAGAATAAAACAAAACAATCCTCTGGTGGATTTATCAAAAATTGCAGCATATCTTGAACTGCACATAGAACAAGGACCAGTGCTGGTAGCAAGAGAACTCCCTGTAGCTGCAGTAACCGGGATTAGAGGCAATTTCCGCCATAGAAAAATTCAATGCATAGGTGAAGCAGGTCATTCCGGAGCTGTCCCCCGCTGGCTGAGACATGATGCTGTTTTTGCATTTTCAGACCTTATAACCAGAATTGATGACCATTGGACAACAATTCTTGAGCATGGTGGAGATTTGGTCCTTACCACCGGAATGCTGGCTACAAATAAAGAGAATCACGCCTTAACACGTATTCCTGGAGAAGTAACTTTCAGTTTTGAAGCCCGAAGCCAGTATGAACAGACTCTGACAGCCCTGGAAGCATTGATACATTCAGAATGCACCACAATTAAGCATGAACGGAAAGTAGACTTTATTTTTGATGAGCCTGTAAGAACATCACCGGCAATACTTGATGAAAATATTATAGAACTGATTAAGGCAGCATGTGTAAAAGAAAATCTCCCGGTGGAAGCCATCCCCAGCGGAGCCGGACATGATGCTTCAGTTTTTGCCAATGCCGGGATACCATCAGGAATGATCTTTGTGCGCAACTATAACGGATCACACAATCCCGATGAAGACATGGATATGGATGACTTCATCAGCGGAGTTTCAGTCCTTTTAAATGTAGTTATGGATTTCAAAGATGAATAA
- the pyrC gene encoding dihydroorotase, which translates to MNKVKILRPDDWHLHLRDGETMKAVLPATARAYGRAMVMPNLTPPITSVKQAVEYRKKIVESIPDKNNFTPLMTCYLTDSTSPHELVKGFMDQVFIAAKLYPAGATTNSENGVTSIKNIYSVLEKMEIHGIPLSIHGEVTNPEVDIFDREKVFIEQVLIPIRKKFPELKIVFEHLSSKEGVDYVLEKDGPTFSTITPHHMLLTRNDLFKGGLRMFNYCLPVVKKETDRKAIVDAATSGDDHFFFGSDSAPHFEKNKLKDKAAGGIFNAPNSIEYVTQIFAENNKIDQLEKFTSLNGASFYGFAPSEESLILIKKEKPIEKDLSIMQGKDNIRSFKPDVPLYWEIAGSNYNNRFEKNEIEDAR; encoded by the coding sequence ATGAATAAAGTAAAAATATTAAGACCAGACGACTGGCATCTGCATCTTAGGGACGGCGAAACAATGAAGGCTGTACTACCTGCCACAGCAAGGGCTTATGGCAGGGCTATGGTTATGCCGAATCTTACTCCACCGATTACATCAGTAAAACAGGCTGTAGAATATAGAAAAAAAATAGTTGAATCCATACCTGACAAAAATAATTTTACTCCATTAATGACCTGCTACCTCACTGATTCAACTTCTCCACATGAACTGGTTAAGGGATTCATGGATCAGGTTTTCATTGCCGCCAAGCTCTACCCTGCAGGAGCGACAACTAATTCTGAGAATGGCGTTACTTCCATAAAAAATATCTACTCAGTTCTTGAAAAAATGGAAATTCACGGTATCCCCCTATCCATTCACGGGGAAGTGACAAATCCCGAGGTTGATATTTTTGATAGAGAAAAAGTATTTATTGAACAGGTCTTAATCCCCATAAGAAAAAAATTTCCTGAATTGAAAATAGTCTTTGAGCACTTGAGTTCAAAAGAAGGGGTTGATTATGTACTGGAGAAAGATGGTCCGACATTTTCAACAATCACTCCACATCACATGCTTCTGACCCGTAATGATCTATTTAAAGGCGGATTGAGAATGTTTAATTACTGTCTGCCTGTCGTAAAAAAAGAAACCGACAGAAAGGCAATTGTTGATGCCGCAACATCGGGAGATGATCATTTCTTCTTCGGCTCTGATTCTGCTCCGCACTTTGAAAAAAACAAACTTAAAGACAAAGCGGCAGGAGGAATATTTAACGCTCCAAACTCAATTGAATACGTTACACAAATTTTTGCTGAAAATAACAAAATCGATCAGCTTGAAAAATTTACATCCCTCAACGGGGCTTCATTTTATGGTTTTGCTCCGTCTGAAGAATCACTAATACTAATAAAAAAAGAAAAACCTATTGAAAAAGACTTGTCAATTATGCAGGGAAAAGACAATATACGTTCGTTTAAGCCAGATGTCCCCCTATATTGGGAGATAGCGGGCAGTAATTATAACAATAGATTCGAAAAAAATGAAATTGAAGATGCCCGGTAA
- a CDS encoding orotate phosphoribosyltransferase encodes MFPTSFPDKELIAELTAKMLVEVEAVHFRADEPFKFTSGWASPVYIDCRKLISFPRVRQTLMDFGASIIMREVGFESIDCVAGGETAGIPFAAWLSDRLMLPMQYVRKKPKGFGRDAQIEGNFPEGSRVLLVEDLTTDGRSKIKFAQALRNAGAEVTHTFVLFHYGIFPKTKEVLANVGLEMLALATWWDILNVCKKESYFDTRSLDEVEKFLHNPVEWSAAHGGVSEYPS; translated from the coding sequence ATGTTTCCCACAAGTTTTCCAGACAAGGAACTGATAGCGGAACTTACCGCGAAGATGCTCGTGGAAGTCGAAGCCGTTCACTTCCGTGCAGATGAACCTTTTAAATTTACCTCCGGCTGGGCCAGCCCGGTTTACATCGATTGCCGTAAACTGATTTCTTTTCCTCGTGTTCGTCAGACACTCATGGATTTTGGAGCCTCCATCATCATGCGTGAGGTAGGATTTGAAAGCATTGATTGCGTAGCCGGTGGAGAAACAGCAGGAATTCCTTTTGCCGCATGGCTTTCCGACCGTCTTATGCTTCCTATGCAGTATGTTCGTAAAAAACCTAAAGGATTCGGAAGAGATGCCCAGATTGAAGGTAACTTCCCGGAAGGCTCCAGAGTTCTGCTGGTTGAAGACCTCACAACAGATGGTCGCAGCAAAATTAAGTTTGCACAGGCTCTGCGTAACGCAGGTGCAGAAGTAACTCACACTTTTGTACTCTTCCATTATGGAATATTCCCTAAGACAAAAGAAGTTCTTGCAAACGTAGGCCTTGAAATGCTCGCTCTGGCAACATGGTGGGACATCCTCAATGTATGTAAGAAAGAAAGTTATTTTGACACCCGTTCACTGGATGAAGTTGAAAAATTCCTTCATAATCCGGTTGAGTGGTCTGCTGCACACGGCGGAGTTTCAGAATACCCGAGCTAA
- a CDS encoding penicillin-binding protein 1A: protein MKKGYKIALITLLVLMLLGVGTIVGVYQWAASDLPGFKKITDYRPPLVTTVYSRNDKVMGYFYKEKRFLVKMDEMAPMLPKAFLAAEDASFYEHDGVDLKAIFRAFMANLKKGSIKQGGSTITQQIIKRLLLTPEKSYTRKLKEAILSFRLEHYLEKNEILTIYLNHIYLGAGSYGVEAAARTYFGKHVNELTIAECALLAGLPQAPSRYDPLRHPERAKSRQLYVLGQMYERGWINKDEYNNAVDQKLEYKSMPDPSWTVGPYYLEEVRRWLVDKYGEDEVYTGGLKVYTSCDLKHQEAADDALRHGLEASTMRRGWRGPIKQLTPDQYSDFLAKETLSVSDLLPGKWVKVLVTSVSKGKAEVSFNTFKGTIPVKSMRWCRELDPSKSWEDVRPQSDATKIVKKGDIVWAEVDEAFFKDGSKVNFNQVDPETDSLDGCTFVLNLRQHPVVQGAMVSIDPKTGEVLAMVGGYSFTDSQFNRATQAKRQPGSAFKPIVYSTAMDNGFTPASIMLDAPFVYTNMDQGKLWKPQNFEGVFYGPTLLRTALVKSRNLVTIRLAQKIGISKIIERAKTLGLETDFPNDLSVALGSASVSPLNLCEAYTAFARGGSTVQPRLILKVSSPWDEIMYESKPEIKDAISPQTAYIMCDLMKQVVQSGTGWRAKVLKRPIAGKTGTSNNEHDAWFMGFTPYLLTGVFVGFDQISPMGKWETGSRAASPIFVEYRKKVEKDYPYTDFQQPEGIVIAKIDAKTGLLASSNSEKYYYLPFKEGTEPTRTASSSGAAAEDGGGSSEDLFKQTF from the coding sequence ATGAAAAAAGGCTATAAGATTGCATTAATTACTTTACTGGTGCTCATGTTGCTCGGTGTAGGAACCATTGTAGGTGTCTATCAGTGGGCGGCAAGCGATTTGCCTGGATTTAAGAAAATCACAGATTATCGTCCTCCGCTGGTGACCACCGTCTACAGTCGCAATGACAAAGTGATGGGCTATTTTTACAAGGAGAAAAGATTTCTTGTAAAAATGGATGAAATGGCACCAATGCTCCCCAAAGCCTTTTTAGCTGCTGAGGATGCTTCTTTCTATGAGCATGACGGAGTTGATTTAAAGGCTATTTTCAGAGCATTCATGGCAAACCTTAAAAAAGGGTCTATTAAGCAGGGTGGTAGTACTATTACACAGCAGATTATCAAAAGACTGCTGTTAACTCCTGAAAAAAGCTATACACGTAAACTCAAGGAAGCTATCCTTTCCTTCCGCCTTGAACATTATCTTGAAAAAAATGAAATTTTAACAATATATTTAAACCATATATACCTTGGCGCAGGTTCTTATGGTGTTGAAGCCGCCGCGCGAACATATTTTGGCAAGCATGTTAATGAACTCACAATTGCGGAGTGTGCTCTGCTTGCCGGGCTGCCGCAGGCTCCCAGCCGTTATGACCCTTTAAGACATCCTGAAAGGGCAAAATCAAGACAGCTGTATGTTCTGGGACAGATGTATGAACGTGGCTGGATAAATAAAGATGAGTACAATAATGCGGTTGATCAGAAGCTTGAATATAAAAGCATGCCTGACCCTTCGTGGACAGTCGGTCCATATTATCTTGAAGAGGTCCGCCGCTGGTTAGTTGATAAATACGGTGAAGATGAAGTTTATACCGGTGGCCTCAAAGTATATACATCCTGCGATTTGAAACATCAGGAAGCAGCTGATGACGCTTTACGGCACGGACTTGAAGCATCAACCATGCGTCGTGGATGGCGCGGTCCCATAAAACAGCTGACTCCTGATCAGTACAGTGATTTTCTTGCCAAGGAGACATTAAGTGTCTCCGATCTTCTTCCGGGAAAATGGGTAAAAGTATTAGTTACCAGTGTTTCCAAGGGAAAAGCTGAAGTTAGTTTTAATACTTTTAAGGGGACTATCCCTGTAAAGAGTATGCGCTGGTGTCGTGAGCTTGATCCGTCCAAGTCTTGGGAAGATGTGAGACCTCAGTCCGATGCAACAAAAATTGTTAAAAAGGGTGACATTGTCTGGGCGGAAGTTGATGAAGCATTTTTTAAAGATGGTTCTAAAGTCAATTTCAATCAGGTTGATCCCGAAACAGATTCTTTAGATGGCTGCACTTTTGTGTTGAATCTTAGACAGCATCCGGTTGTTCAAGGCGCGATGGTTTCAATTGATCCCAAGACAGGTGAAGTTCTCGCTATGGTCGGAGGGTATTCCTTTACCGATAGCCAGTTTAATCGTGCCACTCAGGCAAAACGCCAGCCGGGTTCCGCTTTCAAGCCTATAGTCTATTCAACAGCCATGGATAACGGTTTTACACCTGCCAGTATAATGCTTGATGCACCTTTTGTTTACACTAATATGGATCAGGGTAAGCTCTGGAAACCTCAGAACTTTGAGGGTGTATTTTATGGTCCGACATTGTTGCGTACTGCCCTTGTAAAATCCAGAAACCTTGTGACTATCAGGTTGGCTCAGAAAATAGGTATTTCAAAAATTATCGAAAGAGCTAAAACTCTGGGGCTTGAAACTGATTTTCCCAACGACTTGTCAGTTGCTTTGGGTTCTGCCTCTGTTTCGCCTTTAAATTTGTGTGAAGCATACACTGCTTTTGCCCGTGGCGGATCAACCGTACAGCCAAGATTGATTCTTAAAGTTTCAAGTCCATGGGATGAAATAATGTATGAGTCCAAACCTGAAATCAAAGATGCCATAAGCCCGCAGACAGCCTATATTATGTGTGATTTGATGAAACAGGTTGTTCAGTCCGGAACCGGGTGGAGAGCTAAAGTCCTTAAACGGCCGATAGCTGGTAAGACCGGTACTTCAAATAATGAACATGATGCATGGTTTATGGGATTTACCCCATATCTGCTGACTGGTGTTTTCGTAGGCTTTGACCAGATATCACCAATGGGTAAGTGGGAAACAGGCTCAAGGGCAGCAAGTCCCATTTTCGTGGAATATCGTAAAAAGGTTGAAAAAGATTATCCATACACTGATTTTCAGCAGCCGGAAGGCATTGTAATAGCTAAAATTGATGCTAAAACCGGGCTTCTTGCGTCCTCGAATTCAGAGAAATATTATTATCTGCCATTCAAGGAAGGAACTGAACCAACCCGGACAGCTTCTTCTTCCGGTGCAGCCGCAGAAGATGGCGGCGGATCAAGTGAAGATTTGTTTAAGCAGACATTCTAA
- a CDS encoding YkgJ family cysteine cluster protein has protein sequence MSDPFVCARCARLGTTCCEITTGSEELCFPLSDYERERILKYAPDNGGFALEANSAVFIENLYKLFPDERRDVNSIFPAGEFHYRLAVNDNGACVFLGSEGCTLARDIRPFYCRIFPFWVIGKSISVLESSDCLAQTENKTPGGMIRSVCLDLEEILNIYGQLRTAWGFKSYTF, from the coding sequence ATGTCTGATCCTTTTGTTTGTGCACGGTGCGCCCGATTAGGGACGACCTGTTGTGAAATAACTACTGGATCAGAGGAACTGTGTTTTCCTTTATCAGATTATGAAAGGGAGCGTATTTTAAAATACGCTCCCGATAACGGCGGGTTTGCTTTAGAAGCTAATTCCGCCGTTTTTATTGAAAATCTGTATAAATTATTCCCTGATGAACGCAGAGATGTAAATTCTATCTTTCCCGCAGGCGAGTTTCATTACAGACTGGCGGTGAACGATAACGGAGCTTGCGTCTTTCTCGGATCAGAGGGATGTACTCTGGCTAGAGATATAAGACCCTTTTATTGCAGAATCTTCCCTTTTTGGGTTATTGGGAAGTCCATATCGGTTTTGGAGAGTTCAGATTGCCTCGCCCAGACAGAGAATAAGACTCCCGGAGGAATGATTCGTTCCGTATGTCTTGATCTAGAGGAAATCCTGAATATATATGGACAGCTTAGAACTGCATGGGGTTTTAAAAGCTATACATTTTGA
- the purF gene encoding amidophosphoribosyltransferase, protein MKKEYCGLFGISGHPEAARMTYFGLYALQHRGQESAGIVTWDGQTIREQKGMGLVADVFNERHLGKELKGDTAIGHIRYSTTGASLIRNAQPFLVRFGDLRLAIAHNGNLVNVRELREELEAQGSIFQTTMDSEVFVHLIAKNLNGNTIEDAIMKACKKVKGAFSLLILANDKLIALKDPNGFRPLAIGRLGDNYVFASETCAFDLIEAEHLRPVNPGEMVVIENNRLKSYTYCEAVPRTQCIFELIYFARPDSRVFGEVVYERRKKMGAILSKEKPVDVDYVMPFPDSGNYAAIGYSQASGIPLELAMIRNHYVGRTFIQPSQDMRDFSVRVKLNPVPSMIKGKKIMIIEDSIVRGTTTRTRIKKLREMGASEIHMRVSCPAIRYPCFYGIDFSSKGELIAANNHEDDIARFLGLDSLHYLSIEGLLNSVEDGDSYCLACFNGKYPIPCRGENKMCLEDENN, encoded by the coding sequence ATGAAAAAAGAATATTGCGGATTGTTCGGTATTTCAGGGCATCCTGAAGCAGCCAGAATGACTTATTTCGGACTTTATGCCCTTCAGCACAGAGGTCAGGAATCTGCAGGTATTGTTACCTGGGACGGACAGACCATAAGAGAGCAGAAAGGTATGGGTCTTGTTGCAGATGTTTTTAACGAGAGACATCTTGGCAAAGAACTAAAGGGTGATACTGCCATTGGGCATATCCGCTATTCTACCACGGGTGCATCTCTAATCAGGAATGCGCAACCTTTTCTGGTAAGATTTGGAGATCTTCGTCTAGCTATAGCCCATAACGGGAATCTGGTGAATGTTAGAGAACTTCGTGAAGAACTTGAGGCGCAAGGTTCAATTTTCCAGACTACTATGGACAGTGAAGTATTTGTTCACCTTATTGCAAAAAATCTCAATGGCAATACTATAGAAGATGCCATAATGAAGGCTTGCAAAAAGGTTAAGGGGGCTTTTTCCCTCCTCATTCTCGCTAATGACAAACTCATAGCTTTGAAAGATCCTAACGGATTCAGACCGCTTGCTATAGGCAGACTTGGCGATAATTATGTTTTTGCTTCTGAAACATGTGCATTTGACTTGATTGAAGCAGAGCATTTACGCCCTGTAAATCCTGGTGAAATGGTTGTTATTGAGAATAACAGACTTAAATCATACACATATTGTGAAGCTGTCCCCAGAACACAGTGTATTTTTGAGTTGATTTATTTTGCACGTCCAGATTCCAGAGTTTTTGGTGAAGTTGTTTATGAAAGGCGTAAAAAAATGGGAGCTATTCTTTCTAAAGAAAAGCCTGTTGACGTTGATTATGTAATGCCTTTCCCTGATTCTGGAAACTATGCAGCCATAGGCTACTCGCAGGCTTCAGGAATACCACTTGAACTTGCCATGATCAGAAACCATTATGTTGGCAGAACATTCATTCAGCCTTCTCAGGATATGAGAGATTTTAGTGTCAGGGTTAAGCTTAATCCTGTACCAAGCATGATCAAAGGCAAAAAGATCATGATTATTGAAGATTCAATTGTACGCGGAACAACAACCCGTACCAGAATTAAAAAGCTTCGTGAAATGGGTGCTTCTGAAATTCATATGCGGGTAAGCTGCCCTGCCATACGGTACCCATGTTTTTATGGAATTGATTTTTCCTCAAAAGGGGAGCTTATTGCTGCCAATAACCATGAGGATGATATTGCCCGTTTCCTCGGTCTGGACTCTCTGCATTATTTGAGCATAGAAGGCCTGCTCAACTCTGTTGAAGATGGTGATTCATACTGTCTGGCATGCTTTAATGGTAAATATCCCATACCATGTCGTGGAGAGAACAAAATGTGCCTTGAAGATGAAAATAATTAG